A genomic stretch from Bos mutus isolate GX-2022 chromosome 4, NWIPB_WYAK_1.1, whole genome shotgun sequence includes:
- the CLDN12 gene encoding claudin-12 gives MGCRDVHAATVLSFLCGIASVAGLFAGTLLPNWRKLRLITFNRNEKNLTVYTGLWVKCARYDGGNDCLMYDAAWYSSVDQLDLRVLQFALPLSILIAMGALLLCLIGMCNTAFRSSVPNIKLAKCLVNSAGCHLVAGLLFFLAGTVSLSPSIWVIFYNIHLNRKFEPVFAFDYAVYVTVASAGGLFMTALLLFIWYCACKSLPSPFWQPLYSHPPGMHTYSQPYSARSRLSAIEIDIPVVSHTT, from the coding sequence atgGGCTGTCGGGATGTCCACGCGGCCACCGTGCTGTCCTTCCTGTGTGGAATCGCCTCCGTAGCGGGCCTCTTTGCAGGCACACTGCTTCCCAACTGGAGGAAGTTACGACTGATCACGTTCAACAGAAATGAGAAGAACCTGACTGTCTACACAGGCCTGTGGGTGAAGTGCGCCCGCTATGACGGGGGTAATGACTGCCTGATGTACGACGCTGCCTGGTACTCCTCCGTGGACCAGCTGGACCTGCGGGTCCTCCAGTTTGCCCTGCCGCTCAGCATCCTGATCGCAATGGGCGCCCTGCTGCTCTGCCTGATCGGAATGTGTAACACGGCCTTCAGGTCCTCCGTGCCCAACATCAAGCTGGCTAAGTGCCTGGTCAATAGTGCAGGCTGCCATCTGGTGGCCGGGCTGCTGTTTTTCCTGGCGGGTACTGTGAGCCTCTCCCCGTCCATCTGGGTCATCTTTTACAACATCCACCTGAACAGGAAGTTCGAGCCAGTCTTTGCGTTTGACTATGCTGTGTACGTCACTGTGGCTAGTGCTGGGGGCTTGTTTATGACGGCCCTGCTACTGTTTATTTGGTACTGTGCATGCAAGTCCTTGCCCTCTCCTTTCTGGCAGCCGCTGTACTCCCACCCTCCCGGTATGCACACGTACTCACAGCCCTATTCAGCCCGTTCCCGCCTCTCTGCCATTGAAATCGACATTCCAGTAGTTTCCCACACCACCTAA